The following proteins are encoded in a genomic region of Bernardetia sp. MNP-M8:
- a CDS encoding metal ABC transporter permease: protein MDKIIDFLLLTEPNTRYVVLGSILLGASSAIVGCFTFLQKRALVGDAVAHSVLPGVCGAFLMAGTKNPLFLILGAFVSGWLSIVCMNLITRYSKLKEDTAVALILSVFFGFGVMLLTYIQQSGNASQSGLESFLFGKAAALVGTDVWIFGGLAALMLLLVALFYKEFIIVIFHKSFAQTIGLPIVAIEILLTTLTVLAVVVGIQSVGVVLMAAMLVTPAAAARFWTDKLHYMLFIAASFGALAAIGGAFVSYIQTQMPTGPWIVLVASAIAMVSFFFAPNKGIVARRRRQYLYKKQILEENILKAIYHISEKDTTKSISSLEDIGLQRHFKPVLLKNSLQKLTRKQFIEKTQNGWQLTEKGNIKAKRLVKLHRLWELYLTEFVRLAPDHVHEAAEALEHILTPEIEAQLEARLKYPQKDPHDREIPY, encoded by the coding sequence ATGGATAAAATAATTGATTTTTTGTTATTGACTGAACCCAATACTCGTTATGTTGTCTTGGGTTCGATTCTTTTGGGAGCAAGTTCGGCCATTGTGGGTTGTTTTACTTTTCTACAAAAACGAGCTTTAGTTGGAGATGCTGTGGCACATTCAGTTTTACCTGGAGTTTGTGGTGCTTTTCTGATGGCAGGAACAAAGAATCCACTTTTTTTGATTTTGGGAGCATTTGTTTCAGGTTGGCTTTCTATTGTTTGTATGAATTTGATTACACGTTATAGCAAACTCAAAGAAGATACAGCTGTAGCACTTATTTTATCTGTCTTTTTTGGTTTTGGTGTGATGTTGCTTACTTATATTCAACAATCTGGAAATGCATCACAGTCTGGTTTAGAAAGTTTTTTGTTTGGTAAAGCTGCTGCACTTGTAGGAACTGATGTATGGATTTTTGGAGGGTTGGCTGCACTTATGCTGCTTTTGGTAGCACTTTTTTATAAGGAGTTTATTATAGTTATTTTTCATAAAAGTTTTGCTCAAACAATTGGGCTTCCTATTGTCGCCATTGAGATTCTACTTACAACTCTTACCGTTTTGGCTGTTGTGGTGGGTATTCAGTCGGTGGGAGTGGTTCTGATGGCTGCTATGCTTGTTACACCTGCTGCTGCTGCTCGTTTTTGGACAGACAAACTTCATTATATGCTCTTTATTGCTGCTAGTTTTGGAGCTTTGGCAGCTATTGGAGGAGCTTTTGTTTCTTATATTCAAACACAAATGCCAACAGGACCTTGGATTGTTTTGGTAGCTTCTGCTATTGCCATGGTTTCTTTTTTCTTTGCGCCAAATAAGGGAATTGTGGCACGACGACGACGACAATATTTATATAAAAAACAGATTTTAGAAGAGAATATTCTGAAAGCTATTTATCATATTTCAGAAAAAGATACTACAAAATCAATTTCATCTTTAGAAGATATTGGACTTCAACGTCATTTTAAACCTGTACTTCTCAAAAATTCATTGCAAAAGCTAACACGAAAACAATTTATTGAAAAAACTCAAAATGGTTGGCAACTTACCGAAAAAGGAAATATAAAAGCAAAAAGATTAGTCAAACTTCATCGTCTTTGGGAACTGTATTTGACTGAGTTTGTACGTCTTGCCCCTGACCATGTACATGAGGCAGCCGAAGCATTAGAGCATATTCTGACTCCAGAAATTGAAGCACAATTAGAAGCTAGATTGAAATATCCACAAAAAGACCCACACGATAGAGAAATTCCGTATTAA
- a CDS encoding TIGR03643 family protein has translation MKKLKQLSERDTNRVIEMAWEDRTPFDAILSQFNLTEKETITLMRREMKPSSFRMWRKRVQGRSTKHKMKATDDLKRFKCSLQKTISLNKISKR, from the coding sequence ATGAAAAAGCTAAAACAACTTTCAGAAAGAGATACAAACCGAGTAATCGAAATGGCGTGGGAAGACAGAACTCCTTTTGATGCTATCCTTTCACAGTTCAATCTAACAGAAAAAGAAACAATTACGCTCATGCGTAGAGAAATGAAACCTTCATCTTTCAGAATGTGGAGAAAAAGAGTGCAAGGAAGAAGTACCAAACACAAAATGAAGGCAACCGATGATTTGAAGCGTTTCAAATGTAGCCTTCAAAAAACCATTTCACTCAATAAAATTAGCAAAAGATAA
- a CDS encoding cytochrome c peroxidase — MKKIFNLLLIFSFFSCSEKENPKPEEKLTGNYPTSELLYFGDTNLPTDNITTYEGVELGRKLFYDKRLSSDGTVSCGTCHKQELAFTDGKAKSIGVNNEEMPVSAMSLVNLTWNSRLTWDGKSKTLEEQAILPMENHKEMNQDAEITAQILSETNEYPALFEKAFGTNEITPQKITKALAQFERTLISKNSNYDKYLRGEYQPTESELRGIELFFTHPDAERGIRGGNCGDCHLGSLTSGSTLGFEGLHNNGLDDDANLKEGLFAVTQNSFDKGKFRTPSLRNIALTAPYMHDGRFQTLEEVIEHYDNGIKKSQTLSSLITAASNEFINDPNGEVNLFLTEQEKKDIIAFLEMLTDEDFITNPKFSEPK, encoded by the coding sequence ATGAAAAAAATATTTAATTTGCTCTTGATTTTCTCTTTTTTCTCTTGTTCTGAAAAAGAAAATCCAAAACCTGAAGAAAAGTTAACAGGAAACTATCCAACTTCTGAACTTCTTTATTTTGGAGATACAAATCTACCAACAGACAATATAACGACGTATGAAGGGGTAGAATTAGGCAGAAAACTATTCTATGATAAACGTTTGTCTTCTGATGGTACAGTTTCTTGTGGAACTTGTCATAAACAAGAATTAGCTTTTACAGATGGAAAAGCAAAAAGCATTGGTGTAAATAATGAAGAAATGCCAGTTAGTGCCATGTCATTAGTAAATCTGACTTGGAATAGCCGTTTGACTTGGGATGGAAAATCTAAAACCTTAGAAGAACAAGCTATTTTACCCATGGAAAATCATAAAGAGATGAATCAGGATGCAGAAATTACGGCTCAAATTCTATCAGAGACAAATGAATATCCAGCTCTTTTTGAAAAAGCCTTTGGTACAAACGAGATTACACCACAGAAAATCACAAAAGCCTTAGCACAGTTTGAAAGAACATTAATTAGTAAAAATTCAAACTATGATAAATATCTGAGAGGAGAATATCAACCAACAGAATCCGAACTTAGAGGTATTGAGTTATTTTTTACACATCCAGATGCAGAACGAGGAATTCGGGGTGGAAATTGTGGCGATTGTCATTTGGGTTCACTTACTTCAGGAAGTACATTAGGTTTTGAAGGTTTGCACAACAACGGCTTAGATGATGATGCAAATTTGAAAGAGGGTTTATTTGCTGTTACACAAAATAGTTTTGATAAAGGAAAATTTAGAACACCATCTCTTCGAAATATTGCACTTACTGCTCCTTATATGCACGATGGTAGATTTCAAACATTAGAAGAAGTCATTGAACATTACGACAATGGAATCAAAAAAAGTCAAACACTTTCTTCTCTTATTACAGCAGCGAGTAATGAATTTATTAATGACCCAAATGGAGAAGTAAATTTATTTCTGACAGAACAAGAAAAGAAAGATATTATAGCTTTTTTGGAAATGCTGACTGATGAAGATTTTATTACAAATCCTAAATTTAGTGAGCCTAAGTAA
- a CDS encoding lysylphosphatidylglycerol synthase transmembrane domain-containing protein yields MNPTLKKTLQFSISLLIGIVFFYFLYRNVDTGKMLEDLSKADYRIILLSMALGCLSHWSRGVRWTIALRPLGYKVQKRKAFVSVMVGYVMNIAFPRAGEVARCAFLKRTDNVPVEASFGSVIGERALDFVILVSITTFTFFVEWDIIKGFLDKYADFGIYEQKFYDNIWLLWVFILSGIVALGFIYLYREQIRKNAFIIKIQGFLGGLWQGISSITKLNRKQQVFYILHTIIIWVCYHLMIYVLFFSIEETSNLTVMAGFTAMVMAGVGMVIPIPGGIGSFHFFVQQTLVAYGINETTALDFAFLGHTAQTVMVIVVGGISAAIGLYLWGRKPVTNDQSSIAN; encoded by the coding sequence ATGAATCCTACTTTAAAAAAAACACTACAATTCAGTATCTCACTACTTATCGGAATTGTATTTTTTTACTTTTTGTATCGCAATGTGGATACAGGCAAAATGCTTGAAGATTTATCAAAAGCAGATTATAGAATTATACTCTTATCGATGGCACTTGGTTGTTTGTCGCATTGGAGTAGAGGTGTGCGTTGGACGATTGCATTACGCCCTTTAGGTTACAAGGTGCAAAAAAGAAAAGCATTTGTTTCTGTTATGGTGGGTTATGTGATGAATATTGCATTTCCTCGTGCGGGAGAAGTAGCTCGGTGTGCATTCTTAAAACGAACAGATAATGTTCCTGTCGAAGCTTCTTTTGGCTCTGTGATTGGAGAGCGTGCTTTAGACTTTGTAATTTTGGTTTCAATTACAACATTTACTTTTTTCGTAGAATGGGATATTATAAAAGGATTTTTAGATAAATATGCTGATTTTGGTATATACGAACAAAAATTTTATGATAATATTTGGCTGCTTTGGGTTTTTATTTTGTCAGGTATTGTAGCACTAGGATTTATTTATTTATATAGAGAACAAATACGTAAAAATGCCTTTATAATTAAAATACAAGGATTTTTAGGAGGACTTTGGCAGGGAATCTCCTCTATAACTAAGCTCAATAGAAAACAACAGGTTTTCTATATTTTACATACAATCATAATTTGGGTATGTTATCATCTTATGATTTATGTACTTTTCTTTTCCATTGAAGAAACATCAAACCTAACAGTTATGGCTGGATTTACAGCTATGGTTATGGCTGGTGTGGGAATGGTTATTCCTATACCAGGGGGAATTGGCTCTTTTCACTTTTTTGTCCAACAAACACTTGTAGCTTATGGAATTAATGAAACTACAGCTTTAGATTTTGCTTTTCTAGGACACACAGCACAAACTGTAATGGTTATTGTGGTGGGTGGAATTAGTGCTGCAATCGGATTATATTTGTGGGGACGCAAACCAGTTACTAATGATCAATCATCAATTGCTAATTAA
- a CDS encoding anthranilate synthase component I family protein: MPTFLKKSLQWAQAFKTFIYLNPNEIPYPHEPFLHVLAVGEKRQISSENSNKTEGKTSFDKLYNFWNSQSQIKNPYIFGYFNYDLKNELENLSSNNLDNLGFPEFYFFEPKYLLFFDTKGNLLIDKTKQENNFDDKILSKLILEIEEMKLESKLIYNSKLKPKINCRFTEEEYLQTVEIIKNHIIEGDVYELNLCIEFFIKKLELNPLEAYQELCKISKMPFSSFLKITVNGNEKYALCASPERFLKKTGTKLISQPIKGTVRRGKTEAEDEENKNYLRTSEKERAENMMIVDLVRNDLARSSEIGSTHVSEMFGIYTFQQVHQMISTVEATLHKDKNWSEAIKNAFPMGSMTGAPKIKATELIEKYEKTKRGLYSGSIGYISPDGNFDFNVVIRTLFYDVLSKYASFQVGGAITFDSDPKSEWEECLLKAKAIRSLFE; this comes from the coding sequence ATGCCAACTTTCCTAAAAAAATCCCTACAATGGGCGCAGGCTTTCAAAACCTTTATTTATCTCAATCCGAATGAGATACCTTATCCTCATGAGCCTTTTTTGCATGTTTTGGCAGTAGGAGAAAAAAGACAAATTTCTAGTGAAAATAGTAATAAAACAGAAGGAAAAACAAGTTTTGATAAACTCTATAATTTTTGGAATAGTCAGAGTCAAATAAAGAATCCGTATATTTTTGGCTATTTTAATTATGATTTAAAAAATGAATTGGAAAATCTTTCAAGTAATAATCTTGATAATTTAGGCTTTCCAGAATTTTATTTTTTCGAACCTAAATATCTTTTATTTTTTGATACAAAAGGAAATTTACTAATTGATAAAACAAAACAAGAAAATAATTTTGATGATAAAATTCTATCAAAGTTAATTCTAGAAATAGAAGAAATGAAATTAGAATCAAAATTAATTTATAATTCAAAGTTAAAACCTAAAATAAACTGTCGTTTTACAGAAGAAGAATATTTACAAACTGTTGAAATAATCAAAAATCATATCATTGAAGGTGATGTATATGAACTCAATTTATGTATAGAATTTTTTATTAAAAAATTAGAATTAAATCCTTTAGAAGCCTACCAAGAATTATGTAAAATCTCAAAAATGCCTTTTTCTTCTTTTTTGAAAATTACCGTAAATGGAAATGAAAAATATGCACTCTGTGCTTCTCCAGAACGATTTTTAAAGAAAACAGGAACTAAACTTATTTCCCAACCCATAAAAGGAACAGTAAGAAGAGGGAAGACAGAAGCAGAAGATGAAGAAAATAAAAATTATCTAAGAACAAGTGAAAAAGAAAGAGCCGAAAATATGATGATTGTAGATTTGGTTAGAAATGATTTGGCAAGAAGTTCAGAAATAGGTTCTACACACGTAAGCGAAATGTTTGGGATTTATACTTTTCAGCAGGTTCATCAAATGATTTCTACAGTAGAAGCTACTTTACATAAAGACAAAAACTGGTCAGAAGCCATAAAAAATGCTTTTCCGATGGGAAGTATGACAGGTGCGCCAAAGATAAAAGCAACAGAGTTGATAGAAAAATACGAAAAAACAAAACGTGGTTTGTATTCGGGTTCAATAGGTTATATTTCTCCCGATGGCAATTTTGATTTTAATGTAGTAATCCGAACTCTTTTTTATGATGTGCTTTCAAAATATGCTTCTTTTCAAGTAGGAGGTGCAATTACATTTGATTCCGACCCAAAAAGTGAATGGGAAGAATGTTTATTGAAAGCAAAGGCAATTCGATCTTTATTTGAATAA
- the gap gene encoding type I glyceraldehyde-3-phosphate dehydrogenase, giving the protein MADKKIRVAINGFGRIGRVTFRALMKKSSIEVVAINDLTDTKTLAHLLKYDSVHGKFDGTISSTPDSLTINGKTIKVTAEREPAKLPWKENNIDVVLESTGFFTNKKAEDHIKAGARKVVISAPASDGIKTVVLGVNDEILEDSDTLISNASCTTNCLAPMVKVLNDKFGVEKGFITTVHAYTSDQNIHDAPHKDLRRARAAAYSIVPTTTGAAKAVGLVLPELSGKLDGCAMRVPIPDGSLTDLTVILKEEVTKEEINEALKAASENELKGILEYTDEPIVSIDIVGNPHSCIFDSALTYASGTMVKVVGWYDNESGYSNRSADLIEKIG; this is encoded by the coding sequence ATGGCAGATAAAAAAATTCGTGTAGCAATCAACGGTTTTGGACGCATCGGACGTGTTACGTTTCGTGCCTTAATGAAAAAATCGTCTATCGAAGTAGTAGCAATCAACGACCTTACAGATACAAAAACACTTGCCCACCTTCTCAAATATGACTCAGTACACGGCAAATTTGACGGAACTATCTCTTCTACTCCAGATTCATTGACTATCAATGGAAAAACAATCAAAGTAACAGCAGAAAGAGAGCCTGCAAAACTTCCTTGGAAAGAAAACAATATTGATGTTGTATTAGAATCAACAGGATTTTTTACTAACAAAAAAGCAGAAGACCATATCAAAGCAGGAGCTAGAAAAGTAGTTATTTCTGCACCAGCTTCAGATGGCATCAAAACAGTAGTTTTGGGCGTAAATGATGAGATTTTGGAAGATAGCGATACGCTTATTTCAAATGCTTCTTGTACTACAAACTGTCTTGCGCCAATGGTAAAAGTCTTGAACGACAAATTTGGCGTAGAAAAAGGCTTTATCACAACGGTTCACGCTTATACTTCTGACCAAAATATCCACGATGCTCCACATAAAGACCTTCGTAGAGCTAGAGCAGCAGCATATTCTATCGTTCCTACAACGACAGGTGCAGCTAAAGCAGTAGGTTTGGTTTTACCTGAGCTTTCAGGAAAATTAGATGGTTGTGCGATGCGTGTTCCAATTCCAGATGGTTCTTTGACTGACCTTACAGTAATTCTTAAAGAAGAAGTTACTAAAGAAGAAATTAATGAAGCTTTGAAAGCAGCTTCTGAAAATGAATTAAAAGGAATTTTGGAATATACAGATGAGCCTATTGTTTCTATTGATATTGTAGGAAATCCTCACTCTTGTATTTTTGATTCTGCACTTACTTATGCAAGTGGGACAATGGTAAAAGTAGTAGGTTGGTATGATAACGAATCAGGTTATTCAAACCGTTCGGCTGATTTGATCGAAAAAATAGGTTAA
- a CDS encoding GNAT family N-acetyltransferase — MKIRQGNIHDLKAINKLALEEWTQFKEVLTLENWSKLLAILTNENTFYDLLSNSDCFICENEQNEIIGFAFLVSSGNPNEIYNEFQCYIRFVTVSRKYSGQNIGHKLTEKCIEKAKQNGEISIALHTSEFMNAAKYIYEKIGFKITKELEPRLGKKYWLYELTLLNKNRIDYQIENNLSSEEFIQVLINSTLGERRPVGELDRIEKMLEHGNLIVTARHNGKLVGVARSLTDFVYCTYLSDLAIDEKYQKQGIGKELIRLTKQETPKAKLILLAAPKAVDYYPKIGLTKWEQCYFIDTIDDLK; from the coding sequence ATGAAAATCAGACAGGGAAATATACATGATTTAAAGGCAATAAATAAACTTGCATTAGAGGAATGGACACAATTTAAAGAAGTTTTAACTCTAGAAAATTGGTCTAAGTTACTTGCCATATTGACAAATGAAAACACATTTTATGATCTTCTTTCAAACTCAGACTGTTTTATATGTGAAAATGAACAAAATGAAATTATAGGATTTGCTTTTCTAGTATCAAGTGGAAATCCTAATGAAATTTATAATGAATTTCAATGTTATATACGATTTGTAACTGTTTCAAGAAAATATAGTGGACAAAATATTGGACACAAACTAACTGAAAAATGTATAGAAAAAGCAAAACAAAATGGTGAAATAAGTATAGCTTTGCATACATCAGAATTTATGAACGCAGCAAAATATATTTACGAAAAAATAGGCTTCAAAATAACTAAAGAATTAGAACCAAGATTAGGAAAAAAATATTGGCTCTATGAATTAACACTTTTAAATAAAAATAGGATAGATTATCAAATTGAAAATAATTTAAGTTCTGAAGAGTTTATTCAAGTATTAATCAACTCTACTTTAGGAGAAAGAAGACCTGTTGGAGAGCTTGACAGAATTGAAAAAATGCTTGAACACGGAAATTTGATAGTTACAGCAAGACATAATGGAAAGTTAGTAGGAGTTGCAAGGTCTTTGACTGATTTTGTATATTGTACTTATCTTTCTGATTTAGCCATCGACGAAAAATACCAAAAACAAGGTATAGGAAAAGAATTAATTCGGCTGACCAAGCAAGAAACACCAAAAGCAAAATTGATATTACTTGCTGCTCCAAAAGCAGTAGATTATTATCCCAAAATTGGACTAACTAAATGGGAACAATGTTATTTTATTGATACCATTGATGACTTAAAATAG
- a CDS encoding glycosyltransferase family 9 protein, with the protein MKEKTIFQNLKERIKIAFEVRLCHFIDKLVCISIKYKVEKNTLLIIRLDAIGDYILFRNFLEELANDRIYKNYKRVLCGNIMWKSLFEEWDKETVDEVIWIDRKKFYQNPLYRYQKQKEIRKQGFEIAIESTYSRLLLFGDAIEHVSGAEKRIGNEGNTDNLIEKEKKLADSFYTELLETPNKPVFEFDRNKIFFEQFLNRKIDLKYPSLLNKVNTKEKKRNQIALFIGASEVYKTWHFENFAKLILELNAINNELNFILIGGKNEQILAQNIIDFIKNKNNSENQSETQNITSLLSVSPPTNIINLTGKTNLIELTQKIAESNLLITNETVASHLGAATQTKTICIANGRHIGRFSPYPSLENTEYSLPIFYIFPPKIEEELQQNSKEKVYEKYCNSMGVDINEIGVGRVLEEVKKKIL; encoded by the coding sequence ATGAAAGAAAAAACAATCTTCCAAAACCTAAAAGAACGCATCAAAATTGCTTTTGAGGTGCGTCTGTGCCATTTTATTGATAAACTAGTCTGTATTTCTATAAAATATAAAGTAGAAAAAAATACACTTCTCATCATTCGTTTGGATGCAATTGGAGATTATATTCTATTCAGAAATTTTTTAGAGGAACTAGCAAATGATAGAATCTATAAAAATTATAAGCGTGTTTTGTGTGGAAATATAATGTGGAAATCTCTTTTTGAAGAATGGGACAAAGAAACTGTCGATGAGGTAATTTGGATTGACCGTAAAAAATTCTATCAAAATCCTTTGTATCGTTATCAAAAACAAAAAGAAATTAGAAAACAAGGTTTCGAAATAGCTATCGAATCAACTTATTCAAGGTTATTGCTTTTTGGAGATGCCATTGAACACGTTTCAGGAGCAGAAAAACGAATTGGAAATGAAGGAAATACAGATAATTTGATAGAAAAAGAGAAAAAATTGGCTGATAGTTTTTATACTGAATTATTAGAAACTCCCAACAAACCAGTTTTTGAATTTGATAGAAATAAAATTTTCTTTGAACAGTTTTTGAATAGAAAAATTGATTTGAAATATCCTTCTTTATTAAATAAAGTAAATACAAAAGAAAAGAAAAGAAATCAAATTGCTCTTTTTATTGGTGCAAGTGAAGTGTATAAAACGTGGCATTTCGAAAACTTTGCAAAACTTATTTTAGAATTAAATGCTATCAATAATGAATTAAATTTTATTTTGATTGGAGGAAAAAACGAACAAATCTTGGCTCAAAACATCATTGATTTTATTAAAAATAAAAATAATTCTGAAAATCAAAGCGAAACTCAAAATATAACTTCGCTGTTGTCGGTGTCCCCACCGACGAATATAATTAATCTCACAGGAAAAACAAACCTAATAGAACTCACTCAAAAAATAGCTGAAAGTAATCTATTAATTACTAATGAAACAGTTGCTTCTCACCTTGGCGCAGCTACTCAGACAAAGACTATTTGTATTGCCAATGGAAGACATATTGGTCGTTTTAGTCCATATCCTAGTTTAGAAAATACAGAATACAGTTTACCTATTTTTTATATTTTCCCTCCCAAAATTGAAGAAGAATTACAGCAAAATAGTAAAGAAAAAGTGTATGAAAAGTATTGTAATTCTATGGGAGTGGATATTAATGAGATTGGTGTTGGGAGAGTTTTGGAAGAAGTAAAAAAAAAGATTTTGTAG